TGCGTTGGTCAATTGCCACCACAATTAGCAAAGCTAAATCATCAACACATTACTTGTGAAACAAATGCAAAATCGTATTATGCTAAAAAACACGAAACAATTATTAAGAAAGCTTTCAAAAAAAAAAAAAACATGAAACAATAATTCATTAGAGTCGCATATCAACCACAGGGAGATACCTCAAAGAAAGCAAATACTCAAAAACAAAAACGAAACTACCCGCACTAGTGAATGATTCTTCATTCTTCCATCACCGTTCAAGCCACATGTTCTCATCAGCTAGCAGTCATTTCAATCAAACAGTAGCAGAAAGAATATCCGCATCGAACAAGCCACATTGCTCGTGGGTTTTGAGCACGACATCAAACCACTCCACCTTCCCCCACATGTCGTCTCCGCGCCTCTCAAGCGCAATCTCAGCACACCAAATAGATCTCTCTTCGTCATGTCCATCGCCACGTCCAAAAACCTTCCACAAGACAGCCATCTTCCCACCAACATCCACCATTTTACAATCTCCATCAAAATCAGGCAAATCTTCAACACCATTCAACTTCTTCCATGAACTTGCCTTGAAGTCATACCATCTAAACTCTCTTTCATTCCAAAGAAACAAGACGTCTCCTATCACGCAGTGAAAATAGGACACTGCAGAAGCCACACCATTCATATCCATTTCCATATCCATAGCCTCATACATATCCATACCCATACCCATAACCACATCCATATCCATACCCATACCCAACTCTATCATCGGGTTCCATCTAGCTTCCTTGGGATCGTAAATCCCATACTTACGGTTATGACCAAAGAGGTACAATTTTCCTTCAATTCCAAAGCTCTCGAGTTCAGCTCCTGACGGGCGTATCTCAGCGCCAGGATTGGTCACACTTCCCCACGTTTGAGTCTTTGGATCAAATACCTCTACCCAGTTCTCGGAGTTGACATCTTCACACCCTCCTGCTACGTATATCTTCCCGTCAACTAAGCTCGCGGCAGGGGAGCTCCGCTTCACTCGCATCATCGGAGCACTGTGCCACGTGTTGAACCGACAATCAAGCACCGAGACTTCAGAAGAAGAGGGCGTGTACCCGCCCATCTTGTAGATGTTAGACCCAGCGGCTACGATGCTAACATCCTTAGATGTTAGACCCGTAGATCGCTCATGGCGCACATCGGGAGACGTGACTGGGATGAAAAGACGGTCGGTGAGGGTTCGGTTTGGTTTCATGCAGAGAGCGAACCAATGTGGGTTAGGGTCAAGAGGGGGGTCTCGATAGTAGCGTAAGCACAGATAGAGGCAACTCTCGGTGAGGTTTAAGCGAGAGCGGGTCTGGTAAAGCTCCGGTGAGGCAACGACGGATCGGAGCATTTTGGAGACGAGGGAGAGAGTTGGATAGTACATTCTAGACACGCGCGCTATGATATTCAATATCAAATCGTAAGGAAGGGATAAAATGGAGATCTCCGGGGACTGCTTCGTCATCTTCTTACGCGGTGGTTTGTCGCCGTTCACTGCGGCGGAAGATCTGGTCGACATTTTGAGGGTTAATTGTGACGATGAAATGAATTAGGGCGGAGAAGACAGTTAATATAGTGCGAATTGCGTATGTTACACGCTTATGTTATGTCAATATCAGCGATGGGCTTTTTATTTTATGAGCTAGAAGCCCATGCATTATTTTTGTTTTACTCCCAATTGGAAGTGTTTCTTTCTCTCATCTATTGAAAGTTCATAATACTAATTGAGTTCGTAAAAGATGCAAAGAAGACTATTTACTTGACATATGACAATTCTATGCGGTGTTTGCATAGATAAACTGAGGTTATTCAATTCTTCAGCGTGTTTTATTCAGTGACATATATAACAGGTACGTTCTTGCACTTTCTTAATCTAGTGTCTTTTCTCTAAAAACATGTATAAAAGAACAAAAAAAAGAGTAATTAGATTTTTACTAAGAGGTTAGTGAGAAATAGGACGAGAAATAAGAAGAGAGAGTTGGTGTTTTTGGTTAGACAGTGGGTTTGTGTTTTTTTTTATGGTTATTAGGGCAAATTTCCCTTAAAAAAAAAGAGAAATTTTTTTTTTTTTTTTAATTAGATTTTTACTAAGAGGTTAGTGAGAAATAGGACGAGAAATAAGAAGAGAGAGTTGGTGTTTTTGGTTAGACAGTGGGTTTGTGTTTTTTTTTATGGTTATTAGGGCAAATTTCCCTTAAAAAAAAAGAGAAATGTTTTTTTTTTTTTTTGAAAAAAGGTTTTCATTTTGAAAACGTTAACTGTTACAAGATAAGACATGAGACATGAGTCTTATAATTTGATAAAGTGAAAGATTGAAAAGAGAAATGCTGGACTGGTACTATGATGGCTTAATAACCAGAAAATCGTAGTCAAAACGGAAAAAAGATAATGAAAGGAACAGCATCAGTTCTTGCCTTTCTCCCCGCATATATCAGATTTATAATGTGAGATAGAAGTGAAAAATTGTCAATTGCATTGAGCTAAAAAAAAAAAAACCAACCATTCATCATAGTCATACAATAAAAAGAGAAAGGAGAACCCACACACACACACAAAAAAAAGAAGCAAGTATTCAAAGCAGAACACGAAAGTATCCCCACGATATTAATCGTTCAAGCATGTTATCATGAAAAGTAAAATTCATCAAACAGAAGCAGAAACAGCATAGAACGAGGAACAAGACACGTGCGTACTAAGCACAGAATCAAACCACTCAACCTTCCCCAACATCTCATCTCCATGCCGCCTTTCAAACGTAATCTCAGCACACCAGATCTTACATTCCTGACTGGTCTTAGTATTCCACAAAAGCCCCATCTTTCCACCAAGATCTACCATTGCCATTTTACAGAATTTAGGGTCGTGAAGATCAGGCAATCCTTTAACATCACTCACTTCCTTACATAGATGTGTTTTAGAGTCATACCATTTGAACGCTCCTGATTCCCAAAAGAACAATACATCGTCTATCACACAATGACACTCTCTTGCTGGCTTATACTTATGGTACCTATCGAAAACACGTGGGTTTGTCACAAAGCCCCAAGTTTGTTTCTCTAAATCAAACGCTTCGACCCGGTCGGGGTAACCGGCGTACCGTTTATCACAACCTCCGGCTACATATATCTTCCCATCAAAAAATGTCGCTGTGGAGGATGAGTCCCGCTCCATCCACATGCTAGGAGCCTGGCGCCACGTGTGAGTACGACAATCAAGGACAGAGAAACTATAAGAACACTTCCGCTTCGAGAGTTTGCATGTGGAGTGATCACCGCCGCCTATCTTGTAGACATCAGATCCAACCGCTACGAGTGTCGAAGACTGCGCAGGATGCAAATATTTTGGAGATGGGACAATCTCCATATAATAGCCAC
This sequence is a window from Brassica oleracea var. oleracea cultivar TO1000 chromosome C1, BOL, whole genome shotgun sequence. Protein-coding genes within it:
- the LOC106298227 gene encoding F-box/kelch-repeat protein At4g39590-like → MSTRSSAAVNGDKPPRKKMTKQSPEISILSLPYDLILNIIARVSRMYYPTLSLVSKMLRSVVASPELYQTRSRLNLTESCLYLCLRYYRDPPLDPNPHWFALCMKPNRTLTDRLFIPVTSPDVRHERSTGLTSKDVSIVAAGSNIYKMGGYTPSSSEVSVLDCRFNTWHSAPMMRVKRSSPAASLVDGKIYVAGGCEDVNSENWVEVFDPKTQTWGSVTNPGAEIRPSGAELESFGIEGKLYLFGHNRKYGIYDPKEARWNPMIELGMGMDMDVVMGMGMDMYEAMDMEMDMNGVASAVSYFHCVIGDVLFLWNEREFRWYDFKASSWKKLNGVEDLPDFDGDCKMVDVGGKMAVLWKVFGRGDGHDEERSIWCAEIALERRGDDMWGKVEWFDVVLKTHEQCGLFDADILSATV
- the LOC106302861 gene encoding F-box/kelch-repeat protein At4g39590-like, with amino-acid sequence MFSKSRSSAATSRKDPPHDKKMPATVPMSISFSSLPDDLLINCLARVSRLYYPALSCVSKNFRSITASPEIYQTRSSLNRTEKCIYLYLSFCRDPETYWFTMRRRPSRNIANQSSGYYMEIVPSPKYLHPAQSSTLVAVGSDVYKIGGGDHSTCKLSKRKCSYSFSVLDCRTHTWRQAPSMWMERDSSSTATFFDGKIYVAGGCDKRYAGYPDRVEAFDLEKQTWGFVTNPRVFDRYHKYKPARECHCVIDDVLFFWESGAFKWYDSKTHLCKEVSDVKGLPDLHDPKFCKMAMVDLGGKMGLLWNTKTSQECKIWCAEITFERRHGDEMLGKVEWFDSVLSTHVSCSSFYAVSASV